A stretch of Cygnus olor isolate bCygOlo1 chromosome 16, bCygOlo1.pri.v2, whole genome shotgun sequence DNA encodes these proteins:
- the LOC121079091 gene encoding BPI fold-containing family B member 4-like, producing the protein MKLLKLFGIVIFCGLLSPSRGVLSGLSCAVSPGAMQKVLSDAVIQNGLLQKHLQGLVLPNIMGEGGLLNSPTSITGLHLVRVQLPKLSVALLPGIGVQLAIAARLDLSGNCLVGLLSELIDISVDVTITANIKCTNFELGAVQVVIDDCFCILGAVKIKLLSGLLSLSVNDIVLNQLTATLPGLLCPVIDIIVNLVNIQFLGTLNAVIPVGTVGTIHYQLASLPFTSGLFLGLDLDGAVQQVGGSIIPHDSSASALPPLLDRLLVMGLRQSFLNAILSLLIQVQPQTFTCSPEAFSGAKQLQEAILTLFPTGCSSCSVTAPLSIRIELFGKPLILLENNKATVELSVMIQMFVKRLDGSILNLLLLKADLRLNVHVSISGSSLVLALSLGSTSLSLESSDVGISDISSLKPHCSQLLAETLLPLINGCLGVGIPLPNVLGIPLVKVDIQILVGLLVILV; encoded by the exons ATGAAGTTGTTGAAGCTTTTTGGAATTGTCATTTTCTGTGGCCTGCTCTCGCCGTCCCGGGGAGTCTTGTCCGGTTTGTCCTGCGCCGTCAGCCCAGGGGCAATGCAGAAAG TGCTCTCGGATGCCGTAATTCAGAATGGGCTTCTCCAGAAGCACCTGCAAGGCCTCGTGCTCCCAAACATCATGGGTGAAGGGGGTCTGCTGAACTCTCCCACCAGCATCACGGG ACTGCACCTTGTCCGGGTTCAGCTCCCCAAGCTGTCAGTGGCGCTGCTGCCTGGGATCGGGGTCCAGCTGGCCATTGCTGCAAGGCTTGATCTCAGCGGCAACTG cTTGGTTGGCCTTCTCTCAGAACTAATTGATATCTCAGTGGATGTGACCATTACTGCAAACATTAAATGCACAAATTTCGAATTGGGCGCAGTCCAGGTCGTCATCGATGACTGCTTCTGCATTCTTGGTGCTGTAAAGATCAAGCTCCTTTCTGG ATTACTGTCCCTATCAGTAAACGACATAGTGCTTAACCAGCTGACAGCAACTCTGCCCGGTTTG CTGTGTCCGGTAATCGATATTATCGTCAACCTGGTGAACATCCAGTTCTTGGGCACTCTCAACG CGGTGATCCCGGTCGGCACAGTGGGAACGATTCACTACCAGTTGGCCAGCCTCCCGTTTACATCTGGCTTGTTCCTTGGGCTGGATTTAGAT GGTGCGGTGCAGCAGGTGGGAGGCAGCATCATCCCCCACGACTCGTCCGCCTCCGCCTTGCCCCCGCTGCTGGACAGGCTGCTGGTCATGGGACTGCGCCAGAGCTTTCTCAACGCCATCCTGTCCCTCCTGATCCAGGTCCAGCCGCAGACGTTCACCTGCTCGCCAGAAGCC TTCTCAGGTGCCAAGCAGCTGCAAGAAGCCATCCTGACCCTCTTTCCCACTGGG tgctccagctgctccGTGACTGCTCCTCTGAGCATCAGGATAGAGTTGTTTGGGAAGCCGCTCATCCTCTTGGAAAACAACAAAGCCACTGTCGAGCTTTCGGTGATGATCCAGATGTTCGTTAAGCGCTTGGATGGATCCATCCTCAACCTGCTCCTCCTGAAGGCA GACCTCAGGCTGAACGTCCACGTGTCGATCTCTGGGAGCAGCCTGGTACTGGCCTTGTCCCTGGGCAG cacTTCCCTCTCCTTGGAGTCATCTGACGTTGGCATCAGTGAT ATCTCGAGCCTGAAGCCCCACTGCAGTCAGCTGCTGGCGGAAACGTTATTGCCTCTTATCAATG GCTGTCTGGGCGTCGGGATCCCTCTGCCGAACGTGTTGGGCATTCCGCTGGTAAAAGTGGATATTCAGATACTGGTG GGCCTGCTGGTGATCCTTGTGTGA
- the BPIFB2 gene encoding BPI fold-containing family B member 2 → MAPKYGPTPGQGPAVLTGHCGCPPPAGSAVAPLCALGTLLSLLVPVQAARSPDCGGILTPSGLSYLAEVSRPYAEMVLRQDLTDPRAPDLPLGSPKASTDQIGSVQVVDLSLSLVPEAGLRLGIEADLGIAPPVAAPRLARLSILADLHVDLSPDGDLQLTTSACRPTVEEVQSAEEVESKSSSSDLDKEINADKICLEVSKLLLLPNEQLMSLTAQFPVTPSCQVQYLPLAAPVISEEGITMSLQTTFQVAGIAVPLPVSPVPFSMPELVSSSPSHLTLALSEHFYTSLFFALERAGAFNMTILSPLTTATMAQKITQVGSLYPEDLPVMLRAELRSSPRVELEEGRAALKLFLTIHVGAGSPDFQSFLGVSADVTAGLLLSVTDTRMMISAAVIEDAELSLAASDVGPVPAALLKELFLGTVREEVPVWMNAVLSEGVHLPHISSFTYTDVSVMIHKDYVLLLCNLKLQARHGEQGAVA, encoded by the exons ATGGCTCCCAAGTATGGCCCCACACCTGGGCAGGGCCCCGCCGTGCTGACCGGGCATTGCGGgtgccctcctcctgcaggcagcgCCGTGGCCCCGCTCTGTGCCCTGGGCACCCTCCTGAGCCTCCTGGTCCCCGTGCAGGCCGCCAGGTCTCCCGACTGTGGGGGCATCCTCACCCCGTCAGGACTGAGCTACC TTGCTGAAGTTTCAAGACCATATGCAGAGATGGTCCTCAGGCAGGACCTGACGGACCCGAGGGCCCCCGACCTGCCCCTTGGCTCCCCAAAAGCCAGCAC GGACCAAATCGGCTCCGTCCAAGTGGTTGACCTGTCGCTGTCGCTTGTCCCAGAGGCCGGGCTGCGGCTGGGCATCGAGGCGGACCTGGGCATCGCCCCCCCGGT CGCGGCGCCCAGGCTGGCAAGGCTGTCCATCCTGGCCGACCTCCACGTAGACCTGAGCCCCGACGGCGACCTGCAGCTGACAACCTCTGCCTGCAGACCCACCGTGGAGGAGGTGCAGAGCGCCGAGGAGGTTGAAAG CAAGTCCTCTAGTTCCGACCTGGATAAGGAGATTAATGCCGATAAG ATTTGCTTGGAAGTCTCCAAATTGCTCCTTTTGCCTAATGAACAGCTAATGTCTCTGACAG CTCAGTTCCCCGTCACCCCCAGCTGCCAGGTCCAGTACCTGCCACTGGCTGCCCCCGTGATCTCCGAGGAGGGAATCACCATGTCCTTGCAA ACCACGTTCCAGGTGGCAGGGATAGCAGTGCCCCTGCCAGTCAGCCCTGTGCCGTTCAGCATGCCCGAGCTGGTGAGCTCCAGCCCTTCCCACCTCACCTTGGCTTTGTCTGAGCACTTCTACACCAGCCTCTTCTTCGCCCTGGAGAGGGCTGGAGCCTTCAACATGACCATCCTG AGCCCGCTGACCACCGCCACCATGGCACAGAAGATCACCCAG GTCGGCTCCCTGTACCCCGAGGACCTGCCTGTGATGCTGAGGGCCGAGCTCAGAAGCTCTCCTCGGGTGGAGCTGGAGGAAGGCCGAGCAGCCCTGAAGCTCTTCCTCACCATCCATGTCGGGGCAGGCTCACCAGACTTCCAGAGCTTCCTGGGCGTGAGTGCG GATGTGACTGCAGGACTGCTCCTCAGCGTCACCGACACACGGATGATGATCTCTGCAGCAGTGATAGA AGATGCTGAGCTCAGCCTGGCTGCCTCCGATGTGGGCCCGGTGCCG GCTGCGTTGTTGAAAGAGCTGTTCCTGGGCACCGTTCGTGAGGAGGTGCCGGTCTGGATGAACG CGGTGCTGAGTGAAGGTGTACACCTGCCACACATATCCAGCTTCACCTACACTGATGTCAGCGTCATGATTCACAAG GATTACGTCTTGCTCCTGTGCAACCTCAAGCTGCAGGCGAGACACGGCGAGCAGGGGGCCGTGGCCTGA
- the BPIFB6 gene encoding BPI fold-containing family B member 6 has product MPRIWCILLLGGWLAASQSASGPGAVLRMDIGTIDPVSTALNESNVLQKLVEEAAKKKPNMKPIKGISRLKVIDLRPPVISLTLSPGVGLFMAVLVQMTITGRSFVGGNMEIKVAANLTASARLAQDTQSCPWFSTESCHIALLSAKTNLPSSMLPQVMSKFLDSTLQKVLPSLLCPAVDAVLNLVNAKFTTMTSAIPLGTAGTLRYALLDPPVTSENFIQLDLRTILHETEGEEVDLPADQLSLTSLPPKREAATQLILSAGFLSAELFVMQASFSLNISNNMILGLPPLVTTTLGALIPELSMVLPPSQPLVIEMREANPPLVTITPDKSIVHLFSTAEFRVSSPDYDLGSLFVLDVHSDLRAQFAVVEERLQLSLALDSLSQVALASSSIGMFDELPLKGVLADIIHVAYVPSINRALRGGVPLPPLLGTPYWQVEVGRLQNGLVLDVPVAVI; this is encoded by the exons ATGCCAAGGATCTGGTGCATTTTGCTCCTTGGTGGCTGGCTGGCAGCGTCACAAAGCGCCAGTGGACCGGGGGCCGTCCTCAGGATGGATATTGGGACAATCGACC CGGTCTCCACTGCGCTGAATGAGAGCAATGTTCTTCAGAAACTGGTGgaggaagcagcaaaaaaaaagccgAACATGAAACCCATCAAAGGCATCTCCAG GCTGAAAGTGATAGACCTCCGTCCCCCGGTGATATCGCTGACACTCTCACCAGGCGTGGGGCTGTTCATGGCCGTGCTGGTCCAGATGACCATCACTGGGAGAAG CTTTGTAGGAGGAAACATGGAAATCAAGGTGGCAGCAAACCTGACCGCCAGCGCGCGGCTGGCGCAGGACACCCAGAGCTGCCCGTGGTTCAGCACCGAGAGCTGCCACATCGCCCTGCTCAGCGCCAAAACCAACCTGCCCAGCAG CATGCTGCCCCAAGTCATGAGCAAGTTTCTGGACAGCACCCTTCAGAAagtgctgcccagcctg CTGTGTCCGGCCGTGGACGCGGTGCTCAACCTCGTGAATGCAAAATTCACCACCATGACTT CTGCGATCCCTCTTGGCACTGCTGGCACCCTCCGATACGCGTTGCTGGACCCACCTGTGACAAGCGAAAATTTCATACAGCTGGATTTGAGG ACCATCCTCCACGAAACAGAGGGAGAGGAGGTCGACCTTCCAGCAGACCAGCTGTCTCTTACTTCTCTGCCACCAAAGAGGGAGGCTGCTACCCAGCTCATCCTGTCTGCAGGCTTCTTGAGTGCTGAGCTCTTTGTTATGCAGGCGTCCTTCAGCCTGAACATCAGCAATAACATG ATTCTTGGGCTTCCCCCGCTGGTGACCACGACGCTTGGAGCCCTCATCCCAGAG ctttccatGGTGCTGCCTCCATCACAGCCGCTGGTGATTGAAATGAGAGAAGCAAATCCACCACTAGTGACAATAACCCCGGACAAAAGCATTGTGCACCTCTTCAGCACTGCCGAGTTTCGGGTTTCCAGCCCAGACTATGATCTTGGATCCCTCTTTGTCCTGGATGTG cactcCGACCTGAGAGCGCAGTTTGCTGTTGTGGAAGAGAGGCTGCAGCTCTCCCTTGCTCTGGACAG cttgTCCCAGGTGGCCTTGGCGTCCTCCTCCATCGGCATGTTTGAC GAGCTGCCGCTGAAAGGAGTTCTCGCAGACATTATTCATGTGGCCTACGTGCCATCCATCAACA GGGCGCTGCGAGGAGGGGTCCCGCTGCCCCCACTGCTGGGCACCCCATACTGGCAGGTGGAGGTCGGCCGGCTGCAG AATGGGCTCGTGCTGGATGTGCCTGTCGCGGTGATCTGA